Part of the Cottoperca gobio chromosome 16, fCotGob3.1, whole genome shotgun sequence genome, atagaatatattAAATGTGCAGTAGAGAAAACGAGCAGCTCTTTAACTTACGTTTGAAAGTCTGTTTTACAGTTTAGCACTTTCCTAGAAGCCGGTGGCTTAATATGCTAACTTCTCCTGGTTCTTGTTCGACATCTAGCACCAGAATTTCTGCATTTGCTGCAAACCTCTAATTGGAAGACAATGTTTGTAACCCTGGTGTCAGTGGGTGGTGAGGATCTCTCCTCGTTGTTGTCAAATACAATGCACTCAGTGTAGTTGCATGTGATTGCATTGACTCAGTGAGTCTATTGGACTCATTTAGTGAAGCTAAGTGTTGTCTCTGCATCTTTAAACAGTGTGGCATGcagtgttattgttttgtaGCATCTGTGctgtaatgtgtatatatatatattaaagtataagATCCAAGTTGGAGGGGCTTCATTATTCTGGTAACTCTGGAAATATGCCTGGTGAGACATTCATAAGTTGCAGCAGATGAAACGCTCGGGCCTGTAACTGAAAACAAGTCTGTGGGGTTTTAAAGGAGTCAGTTTGTAACTGAGCTGCACTGGAGGTCAGGAAACCCGGTACACGTGTGATTTACTCTGAGCTGTATGACCTCCACAGCATCTGAGCGCTGGAGAGGAAGCTGTCATTATGTGGTGTACAGGATGGTGTTACTGACGGTGTCTGCACATCACACATCCCACAGTAACCTGCTCAGTTACAGGTCAGAGCAGTTCAGGTGTAAAAACCATCTTCTTCCTTCCAGGACCCGGTGAAGACGGTGGAGGAGACGGTGGCCCGTAAAGGACCCGAGGTGCCCAGGAACAGCGAGCAGAAGATCATCACCACCGCTGCCGACTTGACGGCGATATTGCCTCCACCTCCGCCTCCGATACCCCCACGCACGGCCACGCGCTCTCCTCCGCTGCCGCCCCGGCTCCCTTCCTTCACAGAGTATTTCAGCAtgcagagcggaggaggaggaggaggagggttcGGAACGAAGGCATGAGACCGGACagagggaagagggggggggggagcacagAATgacaatgcaaagaaaagaaatagtCAGAGTGGAAATGAAGGTGATGCTGTTTTAAAGATGGCCGAAGAAGAAAATCCATTTTCACCTGCGAGTGGAAATAACCTGAGCGGTagagcgagggggggggggggggggagatggagGTACTGAGTGTGTAAAAGAATAAAGAAGCAATAAATATTTGATAATGACCAGTAAAAGGCACACATGGAGAAAGATGACAAAGTGGATGTAGCCTGAGCAATAGGATGATCGCTGTGCACGATGCGGAAATGAACAAATTCTTGAAATACTTCTATTCAAACATTCATGAGGCGTCGGTGGCGTGTCTGTAGGAGTTTGTAAATAGCTCAAACTGGAGAGAGCTCCCACTCTGTATAGTTTTATTTCCGAAacaaattgttttaatgttttttttccgcATCATTAAATTCCAGTTGGTGCTGTGACCATccgaaaaaaaaagaaacaactaaCGCCGTTACATTTATCCACGTCAtgtaaaaaacgttttttatgtttgacacattttgatACAGCATAGATATTATATGGAGTTTGTTGGGTTAATTTATATTCTTATATGCCTTCATTGCAGCTGGTTATTCTGGATTGATATGctgatgtgtaaatgtaaaacgtCACGTTGACTGTGGACACTTCTAGGTACTTGTAAAACACGCATGTTTGTATCGTATTTCCCGTCCTAAAAGCTGATATGTGTAACTCCACGTGACCATACCATATCCGCTTATTGTGTGTATTGAAATCTATACTTttgtaaatacacacaatagGCGTCAGTATATTTTTGACTGGATAAATTGTTGTTATTCCAATCACCCTGTCTGAAACATAAACCCAATATTATACCATATAGCTGAATTCTCACTGGAGTGCAGAAAATGCctgctttaaaagaaaagtgtgtgtgtgtgtgtgtgtgtgtgtgtgtgtgtgtgtgtgtgtgtactgatgcAATGCAGCACAAGGACACCAAGTGACTGCAACACTACAGTACACTTTGTCGACAACATGTATCAATGATTtaagagcaggggggggggtctgCCTTTTATAAATACAAGTAAGTTCATCCTCACCCCTGTAAAGTACctaaaacatgaatatttgttggctttatttcactttaacatTCAAATATTACTAGTTTTGTATCCCTTAACATTGAGctatgacaacaacaacaacaacaaaaaagcctTGTAGATGCAACACACCTACGTTCTGTCTGTCCTGCATGGAGCACTTTAATGTTCCTGGTCTTAAGTCTGTTTATTCGTGATGATGTCACTTTATAGGACTGCTTTGAAACCTGTATTCACACCACTACGAGTAGTATtccaacatgcacacacctgtAAATACAAGTCTGTAAATGTCGACCACTTTGCGGACACTTTAGGGAATGTATCACGTTAAGTCAATGTCATTTAACATTGAATTGTTGAAGTTAAGTCGTGTAAGAGTGTCGCTGAGTTTACGAGCTTTCTGCAATCCAGaagctaaaaaagaaagaaaaaaaaaaaatcatgtgaACGGACAGATTTTATCTTGATTTGTTAAATATGATGGACCTCAGCTTGTAGTCCACACATTTATCAATGGCAGTGTTGCTGTAATGGATGTTAGGACTGTGGTGTGTAACTTGTAAGAGTGTAGTCAGAGGTTATACTTGAATTAGAGTACTAGTCGTTATTTCTGATTGTTCCCGGCTTATATTTGGCGAATCTGCCATTTTGTCTGCTGTCGCCTATTGTTATGGTTGCCGTGACTCGACTGGAAGGCTTACTGACACTATCACTGCGTCAACCTTGTGTGTATCGATATACAATTACAGAACTGAGACACTGAAGCGGACTTCACAAAGAGATTATGTATGCATGACAGAAAACAGCACAGCTTTTAGGATACTCAGAGCGATCTGGTTAAGAGCACATCACTGAAGCACTGGTCCAATGCATTTTAATGGTGTCAAATGACAATTCTAAATACGCTGTACATATACACCTTTtgccaaaataataaaataaaaatatggtTTTATTAGAGGGCTcgtctgggtgtgtgtgttatttggcCGCCGTGGTAATAAGCAAGAGTGTCCGTGTTCCAGTTAGGACAAGGGCATGTGTCCAAAGGAGGCTAATATCTGTAAATCATATTTAGAATCTGTTCTCATTACAAGACTCCCATTAAAGTACAACACCACAGGGACAGACTCCAGGCTGGGCAGAATGTAATGTAGGCTAGCCTAATTATGTCTCAGTTCCTGCCAGTTTCCCGCTCGGTCACTGCTGAAGTGCAGAGTCGCAGCAAACTCATCCGTCACATGGTGTTCTGCAGTCGGGggtaaacatttctaaatggcTTTCAGGCTAATCACTGCCCGTCTCCAGAGGAACACTTCTGACATTATGTTCATTTGTGATAAAAACAATTCGATCCACTAACTAATATTCTACATCGGCCCCGATATGTCAACGCTGACTtggtgttttaatgtttgtccACCAGGACGACGTAATAAGAACACTATAGTACAGAAGACTTATTTAAACTGAGGACTTTGTCTGAAGGCATTAGAAGCAGGTGGGCTCTATTGAAAGATGCTATgcagttgcattatgggaaatataTGCTGTGTTTTTGGAGTTTGACTCGTACTGAGGACGGCTGcttgtgttttaatgtctcAAAGTTCCATAACTTGAGATTTATTAGTGGAGCTgaagaaagacaggaagtgaagggaTGAAGTACCTTTGAATGTTCCTGTTCTGCACGGCTGTAGCGTTGGCCAAATCGTGTTCGaagaaataaagtgcaaaatcTCTTTAAAGATcagaatttatatttatttatacataatcAGTCATCAGTGTCCTTTTAAAGAAAAGTTCTTGGCTTCGTTAGACGCTGGAGCTTTGGTGAAGACGTCAGTGTCTATAAAGCACAACCTGCAGCGTCTACAGGCGACTCTTCAGAGGCCCTTCAGCCCCCGACCGTCGTCCTTCAGCGACCAGCGTCACTGATCCAACACCAGGAGGGTTTTTATTAGGCTTTAGCAGCGAACTGTTGTGCCATCTCCTCTTTGTAGCCTTTGAGCAGCTGGTTGATGAGTGTcagttcattttttttgttcacaGGATAAAGAGCCGGGAAGGGGTTGCCTTTGTACTCCAGGACGGACATCTTGGCTTTGTCCAGGTTCGGTCTGTTTGGGATGCGTGCCATCCGTGTGTAGCCTTGTGATCTAGTCTCAAACCGTGGAGCAAGGACCTTGAAGAGCTTTGGGATCAGATCTTTTTCCTGAAGAGAAGAAGCACATTCAGAGTGAACTGTTTTACATTCAGAGTGACACGGCTTGTAATTTCACAAAGTTGAGAAGAGCTGCAGACACGTACCGTCAGCCAAAAACTGGCCATCTTCATCGCCTTCTCATCAGTGTCTCCCTTTTTGGCGTAGTCAACCAGCTGGGAGCAACAAAACACATACAGTCAGaaccattgtgtgtgtggaagagaaattaaaatcaGAATATATATTGCATTTTAGACCGTCTTCAGATAACAATAATCTCGTTAACATAAATTAGACATTTaggggaaaacattttttggacAGTGCAAAAATCAAGCTGTCATGTGGTGCAGTAATTGTCACACTAGGTCCAGAGCGCCTGAAGCGTCCCAGAAAGGGTCTCAGGGGTTCTGCAGGAAGACGTCAACCAGCCTCATTATAATCACTAGCAatttgcacatttgttttaaatgactaCACTGAGCACACTATATTAGATACAGAAAGGTAGTAGTGTGAacattctgtttattttttttgtcccaGTGCAATGAAGGAAAAGTGGAAAGTATATCACTGGATTAAAGCTCCcaaatgatatattataatatataattatattaaatatataataatattaaatatataataaatatattaaatatataataaatataataaatatattaaatatataattataatatataataaatataaattatattaaatatataataaatatataattatattaaatatataattctcTTCCATATATAATCatctttaattatattaaaatctatatatctcctctcctcatatctatatctatatctctctctatctctctctctatctctctctatatctcatcTCTTCTAATATATATCtccctctatctatctatctctaatATTCTC contains:
- the mrpl17 gene encoding large ribosomal subunit protein bL17m is translated as MRLTLQMLISHGRVARKMGMGPQSRINILRNILTGLVRHERIETTAARADEVRFYAEKLVDYAKKGDTDEKAMKMASFWLTEKDLIPKLFKVLAPRFETRSQGYTRMARIPNRPNLDKAKMSVLEYKGNPFPALYPVNKKNELTLINQLLKGYKEEMAQQFAAKA